In Ignavibacteriales bacterium, the genomic stretch TGCAACGATAGCTTCTGAAAAAGTTAAAGAAAAAGCCGAAGTAAAGATCAATACTAAAAAAGATGTTTATGAGATTTATTATAATTTTAGAGCATCAGTTATTAAAATTAAACCTTATCAAACACTGGCAATAAACAGGGGTGAAAGAGAAAAAGTTTTAAGGGTTGCCTTAGAGGTTGATGACACCTCCATCTTGAAAGATATTTGGAAAACCTATTTACAGTATGAAGATTCTGTCTTCAGAAATATTCTTGAGGAAACAATTGAAGATTCATATCATCGTTTAATCTTTCCTTCAATTGAACGAGAGGTTAGAAATTATTTAACAGATGCTGCCGATTTACACGCAATAGAAATCTTTGCCTCTAACTTAAGACAATTACTTTTACAACCTCCGATTGCCGATAAAATAATTATGGGAATAGATCCAGGCTTTGTTTCCGGAAGCAAAGTTGCTTTAATTGATACTACCGGAAAATATCTTGAAGGGGAAACTATTTATCCTCATCCTCCACAAAACAAAACGGATTCTGCCTCCAGGGTGGTATTGTCACTAATTAAAAAGTTCGAGGTTTCAGTTATTGCAATTGGCAATGGAACTGCAAGCCGGGAAACTGAATTTTTTATTGCTGATTTAATAAAAGCAAATAATCTTAATTGCCATTACTTACTTGTTAGTGAGGCGGGCGCTTCTGTTTACTCCGCGTCTGTTATTGCCAAGCAGGAATTCCCAGATCTGGAGGCAAGCCAGCGCGGAAATATTTCTATAGCACGAAGAGTTCTGGATCCTTTAGCCGAGTTGGTAAAGATAGATCCAAAATCTATTGGAGTAGGTTTATACCAGCACGATGTTGATCAGAAACTTTTAGGTAAAAAACTTGATGATGTTGTAGTAAGCTGCGTAAATTATGTTGGGGTTGATTTAAACACGGCTTCAGTATCTTTACTCACTTATGTTTCCGGATTAAATAAAAGAATTGCCAACAACCTTGTTAAGCATCGGGATAAAATTGGAAAGTTTCTTAACCGCACTCAGCTTTTAGAAGTTGCCAGTTTAGGTGAAAAAGTTTTTGAACAAGCCGCTGGTTTTTTAAAAATTCCTAATGGCACCAATCTTTTGGATAATACATTCATTCACCCCGAATCCTATTTAGCAACAGAAAAACTTTTAAACATCTGCAGCATTTCAACTAACAACCTTAGAGATTCCGGAAATCTTGTGCACTTTTACGTTTCTAAACAGGGCAGCAAGAAAATTGCTGATGAAATTGGAATTGGTGAACCAACTTTGCTTGATATAATTGAGAACCTAAAAAAACCTGGCAGAGATCCACGCGAAGAATTACCCAAACCAATTTTACGCAGCGATGTTTTAAAAATGGAAGATTTAGTTGAAGGAATGCGGTTAAAAGGTACCGTAAGAAACATTGTTGATTTTGGAGCCTTTGTTGATATTGGCGTTAAACAAGATGGACTTTTGCACATTTCGCAAATTGCAAATAAGTTTGTAAAAAATCCTTTGGATGTACTAAGCGTTGGAGATATTATTGATGTTACTATACTTTCAATCGATATTCAGAAAGGAAGGATTTCACTTAGCACCAAAATTACGGTTGTTTAGTTAAGGCAATTGCCTAATTATTGGAATTCCATCACTTCAGTAATAGTTGGTGCTGATGATTGAGCACCCATCTTTGTTACAGATATGGCAGCAACAACATTTGCAAATTTAATTGAATCGTCCAAGGTGAAATTATGATATAATCCGTAAGCTAAACCTGCATTAAAGGAATCGCCTGCTCCAGTTGAATCAACAGCTTTCACTTTCTTCGCATTAAAGATTGCTGCCCGTTCTTGATTAATGAGCATTGCACCCTTTTCTCCAACGGTTACGATGACATTCTTTACCCCTTTATCAAGTAACATTTGTGCTGCCTTTTTGATTGAGACTTCATCTCTGATTGGTTGACCAGTTAAAATTTCAAGTTCGGTTTCATTTGGTGTTAGATAGTCAATCATACTTAAAACATTATCCGGAATTAACGTTGCCGGAGCTGGATTAAGAATTACTATCATTTCGTTTTCTTTTGCAAGCACAACTGATTTGTTTATTGTTTCAAGCGGGATTTCTAATTGCGTTAATAATATTCTGGATTTTTGAAACAGCAACTTTTTGGTTTCAATTTCCTCCGGCATAAGTTTCATATTGCTACCGGGAACCACCATAATTTCGTTTTCACCTTTAGCATTAACTGCAATAACTGCTATACCAGTGCTTTCTTCCGGATCAACAAATATGGCGTTGATATCCACCCCATCTTCTGCCATACCGCGGGATAATTTTTCTTTGAATGCATCATTCCCCATTTTTGTAATGAAGTAAGTCTTAATACCAAGCTTGGCTACACCAACAGCCTGGTTGGCGCCTTTACCTCCGGGGAATGTCTGAAATTTTTTCCCCAGTATTGTCTCCCCTAACTTGGGAAAATTTTCCAGAGTAACAACCATATCCATATTTGTACTGCCCACCACAAGAATTCCATCGCGCTCCATGTCTTGCACCAAAATATTATAATGTAAATTTATTTTTGTAAACTACGTATAGAAT encodes the following:
- a CDS encoding Tex family protein, with amino-acid sequence MINIPYLIANELLIKNEQVNEVIALFKDGATIPFIARYRKERTGGLDEEQLRSIEDRLNYLTILEERKDTVLKSIEEQGKLTDELRDRIINSAKLQEVEDLYFPYKPKRKTRGTIAKAKGLEPLALFILENPMYPGEFNEKLREFINEELGVTTEEEALQGAKDIIAEMISESADVRKIVREFLLENATIASEKVKEKAEVKINTKKDVYEIYYNFRASVIKIKPYQTLAINRGEREKVLRVALEVDDTSILKDIWKTYLQYEDSVFRNILEETIEDSYHRLIFPSIEREVRNYLTDAADLHAIEIFASNLRQLLLQPPIADKIIMGIDPGFVSGSKVALIDTTGKYLEGETIYPHPPQNKTDSASRVVLSLIKKFEVSVIAIGNGTASRETEFFIADLIKANNLNCHYLLVSEAGASVYSASVIAKQEFPDLEASQRGNISIARRVLDPLAELVKIDPKSIGVGLYQHDVDQKLLGKKLDDVVVSCVNYVGVDLNTASVSLLTYVSGLNKRIANNLVKHRDKIGKFLNRTQLLEVASLGEKVFEQAAGFLKIPNGTNLLDNTFIHPESYLATEKLLNICSISTNNLRDSGNLVHFYVSKQGSKKIADEIGIGEPTLLDIIENLKKPGRDPREELPKPILRSDVLKMEDLVEGMRLKGTVRNIVDFGAFVDIGVKQDGLLHISQIANKFVKNPLDVLSVGDIIDVTILSIDIQKGRISLSTKITVV
- the rbsK gene encoding ribokinase, which translates into the protein MERDGILVVGSTNMDMVVTLENFPKLGETILGKKFQTFPGGKGANQAVGVAKLGIKTYFITKMGNDAFKEKLSRGMAEDGVDINAIFVDPEESTGIAVIAVNAKGENEIMVVPGSNMKLMPEEIETKKLLFQKSRILLTQLEIPLETINKSVVLAKENEMIVILNPAPATLIPDNVLSMIDYLTPNETELEILTGQPIRDEVSIKKAAQMLLDKGVKNVIVTVGEKGAMLINQERAAIFNAKKVKAVDSTGAGDSFNAGLAYGLYHNFTLDDSIKFANVVAAISVTKMGAQSSAPTITEVMEFQ